A region from the Oncorhynchus keta strain PuntledgeMale-10-30-2019 chromosome 5, Oket_V2, whole genome shotgun sequence genome encodes:
- the LOC118370456 gene encoding translation initiation factor IF-2-like, with amino-acid sequence MDAEQNQVLDTASETRDKQETGAGGCPQSQLDSPIEPAESPVNRQEMEHLQDVVTESGPSEEMQETAPKAEKSPMKMVVSPEKVPETSTEVLTKAEKYPKKQPELESSTEVSEPATAMYVERKNIQTAEPKKQPMPERTPEPLAENNIETAPEKIAEPVPEAVKLSEQAAPEPVTQPKSEDVKLLEPEEKGPEESEKQVESGIVLEVMPAEPETVKEVEADRPTEADIVPEPEPKKSVAAETVKKVEAEKPVAAETVKMVEAEKPVAAETVKMVAAEKPVAAETVKMVAAEKPVAAETVKMVEAEKPVAAETVKMVEAEKLVAAETVKMVEAEKPVAAETVKMVEAEKPVAAETVKMVEAEKPVAAETVMEKKLVEAEIVKEVESEKPAEGDAAAQQKAEVVEQVPAPGTLSFAFLEHEQTKATLRTSRTLIILRGLPGSGKSLLARAIADSYQGLCTVCCADDHGVKPESPEASADGYKAFDDAVVACCSVGTSAQVIVVDDTNHTHDRLARLGEVAEQHRLVAMFLEPRTEWSRDLPQLAKRTLRGLEESQIQAMKVPLEETSLPLFFGWFLLPGIQDKVRCTSMDFLKTLDTLEAFKKHLPDFTVEAEKEVDLEQYFQANGALHCTTKFCDYGKAEGAKEYADKPIVKELYGSAFELSLSALFVTPRTVGARVSLSEDQLTLWPADAEKEAVPLVPAAATLPAGSRAHITLGCAEGVEPQQTGFDLLEILALQQEGQEGELVEEMELGSLAYYGKGRWLLSLREPVSAQACFSSLYGPKKADSTKKDGDKKKKQKCTIL; translated from the exons GAATAGGCAAGAAATGGAGCATTTGCAAGATGTGGTTACAGAATCAGGACCGTCAGAAGAAATGCAAGAGACGGCGCCTAAAGCAGAAAAATCCCCAATGAAAATGGTTGTATCTCCTGAGAAGGTTCCAGAGACTTCTACGGAAGTTTTGACTAAAGCAGAGAAGTACCCAAAAAAACAACCAGAACTAGAGAGCTCAACAGAGGTTTCTGAGCCAGCTACAGCAATGTACGTAGAACGCAAAAACATCCAGACCGCAGAGCCTAAAAAGCAGCCAATGCCAGAGAGAACACCAGAGCCTCTAGCAGAGAATAACATTGAAACTGCGCCAGAGAAAATAGCAGAACCCGTCCCAGAGGCTGTTAAACTGTCTGAGCAGGCAGCGCCCGAGCCTGTCACACAGCCAAAATCTGAGGACGTCAAACTGCTCGAACCAGAAGAGAAAGGGCCTGAGGAATCTGAGAAGCAGGTAGAATCTGGTATTGTGTTGGAGGTGATGCCAGCAGAGCCTGAAACTGTAAAGGAAGTGGaggcagacagaccgaccgaAGCTGACATTGTACCGGAACCAGAGCCAAAGAAATCAGTAGCGGCTGAGACTGTGAAGAAAGTGGAAGCAGAGAAACCGGTAGCGGCTGAGACTGTGAAGATGGTGGAAGCAGAGAAACCGGTAGCAGCTGAGACTGTGAAGATGGTGGCAGCAGAGAAACCGGTAGCAGCTGAGACTGTGAAGATGGTGGCAGCAGAGAAACCGGTAGCAGCTGAGACTGTGAAGATGGTGGAAGCAGAGAAACCGGTAGCAGCTGAGACTGTGAAGATGGTGGAAGCAGAGAAACTGGTAGCAGCTGAGACTGTGAAGATGGTGGAAGCAGAGAAACCGGTAGCAGCTGAGACTGTGAAGATGGTGGAAGCAGAGAAGCCAGTAGCAGCTGAGACTGTGAAGATGGTGGAAGCAGAGAAGCCAGTAGCAGCTGAGACTGTGATGGAAAAGAAACTGGTAGAAGCTGAAATTGTGAAAGAAGTCGAGTCGGAGAAACCGGCAGAAGGTGATGCAGCGGCGCAGCAGAAGGCAGAAGTTGTCGAGCAGGTCCCTGCTCCTGGCACTTTGTCTTTCGCTTTCCTGGAGCATGAGCAGACCAAAGCCACCCTTCGCACCTCTCGCACTCTAATCATCCTCAGAGGCCTCCCCGGCAGCGGCAAGAGCCTCTTGGCACGTGCCATTGCAGATAGCTACCAGGGTCTCTGCACTGTCTGCTGTGCTGATGACCATGGTGTGAAACCGGAGAGTCCAGAAGCATCGGCAGATGGGTACAAGGCTTTTGACGATGCTGTGGTAGCCTGCTGCAGTGTAGGAACATCTGCTCAAGTGATTGTGGTGGATGACACCAACCATACCCATGATCGGCTGGCCCGTCTGGGGGAGGTAGCAGAGCAGCACCGGTTGGTGGCCATGTTTCTGGAGCCCCGCACTGAGTGGAGCAGAGACTTGCCACAGTTGGCCAAGAGAACTCTGCGGGGGCTAGAGGAATCCCAGATCCAGGCCATGAAAGTTCCTCTTGAGGAGACGTCCCTACCCCTTTTCTTTGGCTGGTTCCTTCTCCCTGGCATCCAGGACAAGGTCAGGTGCACGTCCATGGATTTCCTGAAGACGCTGGACACACTTGAGGCCTTCAAGAAGCACTTGCCTGACT tcACTGTTGAGGCTGAGAAAGAGGTGGACCTGGAGCAGTATTTCCAAGCCAATGGAGCTCTTCATTGCACTACCAAATTCTGTGACTATGGCAAGGCTGAGGGAGCCAAGGAATATGCAGACAAACCA ATTGTTAAAGAGTTGTATGGCTCTGCATTCGAGCTATCCCTTAGTGCCCTCTTCGTCACACCTCGCACTGTTGGTGCCCGGGTTTCTCTCTCTGAGGATCAGTTAACCCTGTGGCCTGCCGACGCTGAGAAGGAGGCAGTCCCTCTAGTCCCGGCTGCCGCCACCCTGCCCGCAGGCAGCCGTGCCCACATCACCCTGGGCTGTGCGGAGGGGGTTGAGCCACAGCAGACTGGCTTTGACCTGCTGGAGATCCTAGCGCTGCAGCAAGAGGGTCAGGAGGGAGAGCTGGTGGAGGAGATGGAGCTCGGCTCCCTGGCCTACTACGGCAAGGGGAGGTGGCTGCTCAGTCTGAGGGAGCCCGTCTCTGCCCAGGCCTGCTTCTCCAGCCTCTATGGGCCCAAGAAGGCCGACTCGACCAAGAAAGACGGGGACAAGAAGAAAAAGCAAAAGTGCACCATACtgtaa